One Phaseolus vulgaris cultivar G19833 chromosome 11, P. vulgaris v2.0, whole genome shotgun sequence genomic window carries:
- the LOC137839016 gene encoding uncharacterized protein, with protein sequence MATLHLVYEMWNSMIENVKEVIYHHERKTEVEYSSFFEVVKLILIDRWTKISTLLHCLTHSLNPRYYSHEWLSEDSHRVAPHLDKELTQERKKCFIRYFDDADVRRQVNIEFANFSDGREYFADVDSLRDRGQMDAKSWWIVHGVHAPTLQKIALKLLGQPCSSSCCERNWSTYSFIHSLKRNKMTPKRTEDLVFVHSNLRLLSRNSSHYKEDETKLWDIARDDFG encoded by the exons ATGGCTACTCTTCACTTAGTATATGAAATGTGGAATTCAATGATTGAAAATGTGAAAGAGGTCATATACCATCATGAAAGGAAGACAGAAGTTGAATACTCATCATTTTTCGAGGTAGTCaagttaatattaattgatCGTTGGACTAAGATTAGCACATTACTTCATTGCCTGACTCATTCTTTAAATCCAAG atATTATAGTCATGAATGGTTAAGTGAAGATTCACACAGAGTTGCCCCACATCTAGATAAGGAACTTACTCAGGAAAGGAAGAAATGTTTTATAAGGTACTTTGATGATGCGGATGTAAGGAGACAAGTAAATATAGAGTTTGCAAACTTTTCAGATGGAAGAGAATATTTTGCCGATGTTGACTCTTTAAGGGATAGAGGTCAAATGGATGCAAAATCATGGTGGATTGTTCATGGAGTTCATGCACCAACACTTCAGAAGATAGCTCTTAAACTACTTGGACAACcatgttcttcttcttgttgTGAGAGGAATTGGAGTACCTACTCCTTTATACAttctttaaaaagaaataagatgACACCTAAAAGGACAGAAGATCTAGTATTTGTCCATAGTAATCTTCGTCTTCTCTCAAGGAACTCCTCACATTACAAAGAAGATGAAACTAAATTATGGGATATTGCAAGAGATGACTTTGGATGA